In Gossypium hirsutum isolate 1008001.06 chromosome A10, Gossypium_hirsutum_v2.1, whole genome shotgun sequence, the DNA window gatatgagttaattgaatcaaaattaaacattATAGAACACAATATAACTAATAACCTGAATATATTTGAATCCAATTTAAAATCTACACATAAGTTACTAGTCAAACAtgagatattaaaatttcaaagctTTACTCTTTGCCAGAGTCTCATTTGGTCTATAAgaattttaaattcttatttctagtgaataaaagggtttaatATATGGTTTGATATTCAATTgtgatatatattttaaatatgatactTGTGTTTAATTCAAGTTATAGAATTGATTTGacgaaaaaaaattgataatattattaggattgaattttcatgatttattaatagaataaatttagtattaattatgattttttttaattttaagttgatttaatgaaaattatttgttattaactaattataaattttcattaaatcaatCTTAAAAAGTATTTTTAGGTACAAATTATAAATAGGGGAAGGGGGATAACGACCACACGGTTTGCACCCTAGTATTTGGATGTCAACATAGAGCTTAATCACTCCTCCGTTATGCTATTcgctttaaaatataaattaaatactaaaaaattaatatcattattttgaGTATCAAAatgtatgatttttataaaaatacaagtaccacattaaataaaaaaatagaagtattacattatatatatcaaaatagatTGTAACCAtcttttacccaaaatttgaatggcaaaagttgtttattattaaaaaaaattgaataccaAATGATGTATTAAGAAATGTTTATAAAACTGGACTAATGGTCAAACTGGTCAGATTAGTAGTTCGTTGGTCCAATCAATTCgattaaattagataaattataaaatatttataaaaatataaaatatatatctaaaaaatttaaaaatttgtttaGTCAATTTTTAATTTGCTTCAATTAGATCGGTCAACCAATCTAAAGTATTTCTTAATATAAATACCCTAGCTGGGTCGGTTTAGTTAAGGATAACTATGATATTAAGCCTTTATAAATGGTAAAAGAGTAATAAAGCTaaaattcaaacccaaaagtaGGGAACTACTAAAATAGTAATAGTGTCGTGAAGAGTCGGATCTTGATTCATGTCTTCCGTGTTCATCTCACTTCAATAAATAtccttaaattttattactttctccttttaatttctttgtaatttatgaataattgaCCTATCAAGATCCCGACCACAAAGCCAAATCCAGCCCCCCCCCCCCCctcttctcaaaaaaaaaaaaatccctttCTTACTTGCTTCTTGGGAGAAACTAAACCTTGAAATCTGCTCTCTTAACACTGTTTTTCGCTCGAAACAGTGTGGAGAACCCTGAAATTCGCTGTATTTGTCTTTTCGCTTGAAACCAAGTGGTAAGAAGATAAAGGGGGAAAAACCAATGGGTTTTGCTTCATTCGCCGGACGAGTTTTCTTTGCTTCTATTTTCATCCTCTCCGCTTGGCAAATGTAATCACtctttctttattgttttggatCTCTTTATTCTATTTGTTGGGTTGTTTAAGAAATATGTTTATTATTCAGATCtgttcctttaaaaaaaattgtttgtgcCAAGTTTGTTAGTATTTGGGTACTGTTGCATTATTTTCCTTAATTTGTAACTCTTGTTAGTGATGAATTTCGTTGAGGATGTGGTTCGCTTTTCAAGATTTTAAATCTGAGGAGTTTGGAGTCGATGTGagattttttcttttaagaaaaagtGTGTTTATACTTAATAGTTTAAATGTTATTAGTTGCCGTGATATAGAAATGGTATgaaaaacctttatttttttctttattttctgttGAATAGACATAATATTTCCAAATGCAGAACTGGATGGTTAGTTTTAGTGGATAGGGTAGCATCATTTAAGTACTTCCTGGACAATATTTTTTGTGTAGGCAAtgccatattctgagaagaagatGAATTCGGGTATCATGAAGTGGTAATAGATATGAGGCGATAGATATTTGTCATTTGTATAATCAAGCAGTTGATTCAATAACCAAAACCCTGAATTTCTCAATGCTTTGCTGAAATTCTATTCTCACAATTCTGGTTTTGATGTTGTAATTTCAGTAACTACCCCTGTACTGAGTCTAACTGTGCCGTTGCTATATAGTTGTTGAGTCTTTTCTCGTACGATTATAATTTGTATTCGTAGATAGACTGTGTAAAGAGCTCGGCTAGCACCCGTGTTTTAAACACTAAAGATATTTTAGTAGATGTTCAACATGTTGGCAGGTTCAATGAATTTGGGGTTGATGGCGGGCCTGCAGCAAAGGAGTTGATACCAAAGCTTGATCTTGCTAAGAAACATATATCATCTCAACTCCATGTAAATTTGCCAGATATCGAAGTAagaaatttattttgtatttgttgtaatgaatttctttattattttgtatattcaGTTTGTGTTAGTATGGTTTGCTCGAGTTGTACTTTTGTTTTCTTAAAAGGCGACTTTTTCATACAGGTTAGACAATTAGTCGCAACTGCCATCATTTTGAAAGGACTAGGTGCTATTCTGTTTGTATTTGGCCATGGATTCGGAGCCTTACTCCTGGTTAGAATTTCATTTCATTCCGATTATTATTTCAATTACATTTGGACTTAAAAGGAAGTTTGAAACTGCAGTGAAGAGTTTCTTCTGATTCTACTTTTATGTCTCATTTaattgtctttttcttttgtcataGTTTGTCTACTTGTTGGTTAGCACACCACTTCTCTATGACTTCTACAACTATCGTCCCAATGAACCCCAATACTCTGTTCTGCTTGGTGATTTCTTGCAGGTATTTAGAAATGCATTCATACCTATTGTGTTGTTCCTAGGGATTGTAATGTATGAACTTCATTGATCATTCTCTTTTAATCAATTGCAGTGTGTTGCGCAATGTGGTGCATTAATTTTCTTTGTGGGGATGAAGAACTCGATGCCAAAGAGGCAACTAAGGAGGAAGGCCCCGAAGCAAAAAGCTACTTAGATGTAATCAAAGAAGTAAAATTTTGGCAATCTCCTGTAATACTTTGCAGGTCTATCTGATTGGTCTATCTGATTGGATCCTTTCTCGATTTCTAGTTTTTATCTGTTCTTTATTCACTGAAACATTTGTACAATTGAATCGGTTGCTCCTTCTCTATTTTCCATGACAATTTGATTgtgttcaaaaaaaattgaggGGTTTAAATCAAAAACCTCTATTTCCTTGTTTGGAATATTAATATTTGATGCAATCATTTATGTATTCAGTAATGGAGCTAGAAATTGCTTATGATATGATCAAAATTCAAGAGATATAGGTTGGATTTATATTACATTTCAGTGTCAGGATCACAAGCTTTGCTTTTTATTGCAATTCAAATAATTGCATCCCTCTATTATCTCTTTAGATATGTTGTTGTTCCACTTGGAGTCATGAATTTGTATTTGGAGTGGatgttttgaggatttaaaaATGGTTCAGGCTCAATCAGCCGGTAAGAGAACTCCGAAAGCCCCTGAATGAAAGCCCCCTGAATGAGTCGGATTATATATTATTCTCTCTTTTAGAAAATGTAGGCAAATTAATATTTGTAGGTAAGAATaagagcaaattggtcttttctttttaaaatttttatctttttatattgttaaaaattgataaaataaccaGATAATGACGTGGCAtttcatatgtatatttggttGATGTATATagactagtttttaacagtaaaaatagatttagtttttatttttaataaatagatTAGTTTGTTTTTTCATTTAACATACAATGATTTATTTGTTGAGCATAAGGGTCGAAATATAATCTGACTTTCAATATAGGGGTTTTAATGATATTCTTGCCCAATCAGCTTTTACTTTTTGGATGGCATATGAAAAACCAACTTTTGCTCGCCTTGCTTGAGATTCTTTGCCTTTCTAGAGGGCATGCAACCCAGACTTGAATGACAGTTTGGATCAGTTGTTTTGGCaggaaaaatattttttgctGAAGAATGGAGACTGTTGAAGTTGTAATCGAC includes these proteins:
- the LOC107897878 gene encoding uncharacterized protein; translated protein: MGFASFAGRVFFASIFILSAWQMFNEFGVDGGPAAKELIPKLDLAKKHISSQLHVNLPDIEVRQLVATAIILKGLGAILFVFGHGFGALLLFVYLLVSTPLLYDFYNYRPNEPQYSVLLGDFLQCVAQCGALIFFVGMKNSMPKRQLRRKAPKQKAT